The DNA segment CTTAAGTGCACGTGGATGGTTGACCGTTTTAGAAAGTTCGGAAAGTAGTGACGCGGTGGAAACGCCGTGGTCGCTGCCGTGGTTCCGCAAGGTTGCGATGATTTGGCTGCCTGGATTTGCCGCGGTCCTGCTCCATCCGACCGCTGCGTTGACCGTTGGCATGTTGGCCGCAGTCGGCGGTGTTTTGGGCATCACGACGCAAAAAAGAGTACGAACGGCGATCTACGCCGCCGCAGGAAGTATTGGGTTTGTGTTGTTGGCACTGGCTGTAAACGGGGTTGCGGTTCGTAACGTATGGTCGATTCGTCATCAGTGGGCTCAATTCGCGATCCCGCGATCAGGGATTGAACTATATCGAATGTGGCCGTGGCAACTTGTCATTGCGGCGGTTCTCGCTTTGATTGTCGTCGTCGTCGGTTGTCGTGTGTTCTGCGGGAATAGGGCGAAAACCGAAGGGACAAAACAACCGAAATCAAACGCAGCGCTGTTGTGCCTGGGGACGGTGCTGGCAGCGACGACGCTTTGCTGGGTGGTTGCCTTTTTGGAATGGTTGCCAATGTGGCATGTGAGGTATTTGATCGGGTTGTTACCCCTGATGATGTGGGGGACCGCGGATCTATGGGGAATCGTATTCGCGAAGATGAATTGTACGCGGATGCGGTTCTTGACTGCTTCAATGAATGGAGCCATCGCAGTCTGTTTGGTGGGATGGTTGGTTCATAGCCAAGGGACATGGTGGCTGTGGATGCCGACCAAACCAAATGTCCCCAACGTTGTCTTGCGAGGCGAAGATTGGCGAAGTGCGATCGCCTGGTTGCAAGATCACCGTCAAGCGAACGAGCCTGTCTACCTGGGGGCCGAGCTGATTGAATCGAGTCTGTTGACCGATGGAGTCGAAGATGCCTCCGCCGATCGCTTAAAGGAATACCTGTTGTTCCCGACTTCAGGTCCGTATGCAATCGACGTGAAGGAGCCCCTTGGTTTGGCGTTCCTCAGCATGCGATCTGATTTAAAACGGATTCTAGCTCCGTCGCCGCAGCAAGGGGTGAAAGTGCGATGGCTGGTCTACCGCATGGACGAAGCCTCTGTGGAACAGGCCTACAACCAAGCAAACCTGCCCGACATCGCCAGCCCAGCGATCGCCCGAACGAACGGGGCAACCGAAGCATTTGGCGGCGTCACGATCGTCCGCTTAGAAACGCAAGCGGAAGAGTGAACGCGGTGACGTATTGCCGGACTGTCCACGCTCTGGCGAGCGTAGCGACTTTTTAGTGTTGCCTTTCGCTTCGCAAAAGTAGCATTCGGGGAACGTTCTTTCACGCAGTGAAAGACGACTATCACCAAATCAACAGCCTCGATGCAGGATGTTGTTAACTGCGTTGGCTGTAAAAGAGCGAAGGCCAAAACTCTCCAGGCAGATCTGTCTGCACCGGAAAGGTTTTGGCCTTCGTTGGTTCGAATTGGCGTCGCGGATTATTTATGCGATACGCAGGATGGACTGGCCGATGGGCCGGCGAACGATGCGGAGACGCTTGCGCTCAGGTCCAGGTCGTATTGAATGCCGTCGCGTGTGTAGCTGAGCGAGTAGTTGAACGACTCACTCCCTAAGCGACCACCAAGGATTGCTGCGACTGGGTTGGAGTATCGAGTGAAGCTGCTGAAAAGGTTGGCAAACCCGTTCGAAGCACCACCGAAGTTACCGCCTCCGTAAGATCCGCCACCGGTGTACGAGCCGCCGAAGCCGCCCGAGTTGGATGAGCCGCCGCCGAAACGTCCGGCTCCGTATCCAGCGTTTCCGTAAGCACCAGCGAAGGAGCTTCCGAAGAATGAGCTTCCGTAGCTGTGGCTATTGAAGCTACTTCCGGTGTAACCACCGAAACGTCCGCCTTGATGGGCGTGCCCAAAACCGCCACTGCGGTAGTGACCACCGATTCCTGAAACGGCAGCAAGTTTGCTGTAGTGATCGCTTTTGCCCCAGCCGCTCTGACCGTGGCCGGAACCCTGTCCGACGCTCGATCCTTTGCCGCCGCTCCAGCCGTTCGACTGACCAAAACTTCCGCCTTGGCTATACGAAGGAGCGTAGGTGGTGCCGACGTATTTAGGCTGAAGATAGGTTGGCTGCTTGTAAATCGGGGCGGCGACATAGGTCGAGTAGACCGGCTGCACGACCGTCGAAATGACAGGCTGGATGATCTGCTTGATCGGCTGAATCACCGGTTGGGTGATGTGCTGATAAATGGTTTCCGTTTTCGTTGGCAAAACCTTTGTCGGCAACGTCGTCGACGAACCGGTGCTGGTTGAACCGTGCGATTTGGAATAAGACGACTGGTCTAGAAGTCCTAACTTTGCTTTTGCCAACGTGTTGATGCCAATGGCATTGGTGAGAGACCCGGTAGCCTCTGCAACCGTTGGAGCGGCAACCATGGCTGCCGTCGCAAGCAGGAAGGTGATTCTGGATTTCATTCTTGTGACCTTAGTCGTTTAACCGGATCGAGCACTTAATCAGTGCGTGGTCCGGTGCAAAAGCTGTGGTTTCATGATGGCTCCACAAAATGTGGAGAGGTTAAACCTTGCAGATAATGTAAACCAGTTAAAACAGGAGTCAATCGTAGAATAGGTAGAATCGCGACAATCGGATGATTGGGGGCAGGCGATTTGTTGTGAAGGATGCAAGATTTCTTCAACGATCTCCGCTTTGGCCGCTAGAATTGTCCCTCGACCGAAACGCTCACGGGACGCGTTTTTCACGCCTAAATGCTAAGTTTTAACCATGCGAAGGGAATCGGCCGCGACGCCTCATTCGTTCAAAAAGCGGATTCTCTTCCGTTTTTTGGCTGTCTGTGTGGCGCTAGCCCCTTTTGTGGCGGTGGAGTTGGTCCTGCGAATCTGGATGCCACTTCCTACTCGGCAATCCTTTGGTGGGGTGGATGATGACCCCCTTGTCGATTTGCATCAGCTTCGGCCCCTTTTCGAACCGTCGCCTGATCGGACGGAGATGCAAATCGGTCCGCAGCGGAGCAACTTTTTCCAGCCCGCCAGTTTTCAGCAAACCAAGCCCGAAAACGGTCGACGGATTTTTGTACTTGGGGGATCGACCGTGCAGGGACGTCCCTACGCGACCGAAACAGCATTTCCGAAACTGCTCGAAATTGAACTGTCGACTGCCTTTCCCGATATCGACTGGGAAGTAGTGAATTGTGGCGGAGTCTCCTATGCGAGCTACCGCTTGGACGTCATTGCCGCAGAGGTGCTGCGTTACGCGCCCGATGGACTGGTCGTCTACACAGGGCACAATGAATTCTTAGAGGATCGCACGTATGCGGGTTTTCATGCGATCCCTCGTCCCCTCGCCCGTGGATACGCGTTCGCTGCAAGGTCGGAATTGGTGCGACGCCTGGCCTGGATCGTTCGCCCCTCAGACGATCAGGAAAGGGCGGGGACCGCTGCGCTAATTCCTGAGGAAGTCGACGCACGCTTGGATCACGCTGGCGGATTGCAGGATTATCAGCGAAATCTAGACCATCATCGATCGGTTGTCCGACATTTCGAATTGACGCTGCGGCGGATTGCCGACCGCTGCCACAGGGCAAACGTCCCCCTTCTCTTGTGTGTACCCGCTTCCGACATCGTGGAGACCCCTCCGTTCAAGTCAACGCTTCCTGCCGACACGACGCCTGCGATGCAATCGCTTTGGCAACGGATGCATGATCCGGATCAATCGCCGGAAGTTCGCCTAAGGATGGCCGAACAGATCTTGGTGACCGATCCCGAAAACGCTGCGGCGAATTACTTGCTGGGGCGAGCAGCTTGGGAGCAAGAAGATTACGAAAACGCGGCTGCCTATCTGCTAAAAGCTAGAGACTTTGACGTTTGCCCGCTGCGGGCAACTTCTACGATGGAACAGATCGTTCGGAATGTGGTCCGCGAAGCCCCGAAG comes from the Roseimaritima multifibrata genome and includes:
- a CDS encoding GSCFA domain-containing protein, with the protein product MRRESAATPHSFKKRILFRFLAVCVALAPFVAVELVLRIWMPLPTRQSFGGVDDDPLVDLHQLRPLFEPSPDRTEMQIGPQRSNFFQPASFQQTKPENGRRIFVLGGSTVQGRPYATETAFPKLLEIELSTAFPDIDWEVVNCGGVSYASYRLDVIAAEVLRYAPDGLVVYTGHNEFLEDRTYAGFHAIPRPLARGYAFAARSELVRRLAWIVRPSDDQERAGTAALIPEEVDARLDHAGGLQDYQRNLDHHRSVVRHFELTLRRIADRCHRANVPLLLCVPASDIVETPPFKSTLPADTTPAMQSLWQRMHDPDQSPEVRLRMAEQILVTDPENAAANYLLGRAAWEQEDYENAAAYLLKARDFDVCPLRATSTMEQIVRNVVREAPKDQVIRLLDVPQLFASEASNDVCQPALFVDHVHPQIHGGHTRIAAELFTQLSSIGPLGLTSSKASSEDRTAAVNAYLGGINEAYYHRGKQRIEGLRMWAKGRAGGDGSDR